A genomic region of Candidatus Pseudomonas phytovorans contains the following coding sequences:
- a CDS encoding aminodeoxychorismate/anthranilate synthase component II, producing the protein MLLMIDNYDSFTYNVVQYLGELGAEVKVIRNDEMTIAQIEALNPERIVVSPGPCTPSEAGVSIEAILHFAGKLPILGVCLGHQSIGQAFGGDVVRARQVMHGKTSPVHHRDLGVFTSLNNPLTVTRYHSLVVKRETLPECLEVTAWTAHADGSVDEIMGLRHKTLNIEGVQFHPESILTEQGHELFANFLKQTGGRR; encoded by the coding sequence ATGTTACTGATGATCGACAATTACGACTCATTCACTTACAACGTCGTTCAGTACCTTGGCGAGCTGGGCGCCGAGGTCAAGGTCATTCGCAATGACGAAATGACCATCGCCCAGATCGAAGCCCTGAACCCCGAGCGCATCGTCGTATCCCCGGGCCCGTGCACGCCGAGCGAGGCGGGCGTGTCCATCGAGGCCATCCTGCATTTTGCCGGCAAGCTGCCGATCCTGGGGGTGTGCCTGGGTCACCAGTCCATCGGCCAGGCCTTTGGCGGTGATGTGGTGCGTGCCCGCCAGGTGATGCACGGCAAGACCAGCCCGGTACACCATCGCGACCTGGGCGTGTTCACCAGCCTGAACAACCCGCTGACCGTCACCCGCTATCATTCGCTGGTGGTCAAGCGCGAAACCTTGCCCGAGTGCCTGGAAGTAACCGCCTGGACCGCCCATGCTGACGGTTCGGTCGACGAGATCATGGGCCTGCGCCACAAAACGCTGAATATCGAAGGGGTGCAGTTCCACCCTGAGTCGATCCTGACCGAGCAGGGCCACGAGCTGTTCGCCAACTTCCTCAAGCAGACCGGCGGCCGCCGCTAA
- the trpC gene encoding indole-3-glycerol phosphate synthase TrpC, which yields MSVPTVLERIIARKFQEVAERSARVSLAELEGLAKAADAPRGFANALIEQARRKQPAVIAEIKKASPSKGVIREHFVPAEIAVSYEKGGATCLSVLTDVDYFQGADEYLQQARAAVSLPVIRKDFMVDPYQIVEARALGADCVLLIVSALDDVKMAELAATAKEVGLDVLVEVHDGDELERALKTLDTPLVGVNNRNLHTFEVSLETTLDLLPRIPRDRLAITESGILNRADVELMAINEVYSFLVGEAFMRAEHPGLELQRLFFPDQVKKTVQHLD from the coding sequence ATGAGTGTGCCGACGGTGCTGGAAAGGATCATTGCCCGCAAGTTCCAGGAAGTGGCCGAGCGCAGCGCGCGCGTCAGCCTCGCCGAGCTGGAGGGCCTGGCCAAGGCCGCCGATGCCCCGCGTGGCTTCGCCAATGCGCTGATCGAGCAGGCCAGGCGCAAGCAGCCAGCGGTGATCGCCGAAATCAAGAAGGCGTCGCCGAGCAAGGGCGTGATCCGCGAGCACTTTGTGCCGGCGGAAATCGCGGTCAGCTACGAGAAGGGTGGCGCCACCTGCCTGTCGGTGCTGACCGATGTCGATTACTTCCAGGGTGCCGATGAATACCTGCAGCAGGCCCGCGCTGCCGTTTCGCTGCCGGTGATCCGCAAGGATTTCATGGTCGACCCTTATCAGATCGTTGAAGCCCGGGCCTTGGGTGCGGACTGCGTGCTGTTGATCGTCTCGGCACTGGATGACGTGAAGATGGCCGAACTGGCCGCGACCGCAAAAGAGGTCGGCCTTGATGTACTGGTAGAAGTGCACGATGGCGATGAGCTTGAGCGCGCGCTGAAAACCCTGGATACGCCGCTGGTAGGGGTGAACAACCGCAACCTGCATACCTTCGAGGTCAGCCTGGAAACCACCCTCGACCTGTTGCCGCGCATTCCGCGTGACCGCCTGGCGATTACCGAGAGCGGTATTCTCAACCGGGCCGATGTCGAGTTGATGGCGATCAACGAGGTTTACTCGTTCCTGGTGGGTGAGGCGTTCATGCGTGCGGAACACCCTGGGCTGGAATTGCAGCGGCTGTTCTTCCCGGATCAGGTGAAGAAGACTGTTCAGCATCTGGACTGA
- a CDS encoding ABC transporter permease, whose translation MAIAVPLKEGAGSSLKQRLKHAERVNRWKAQALIAPLALFLLLVFLVPIAALLYKSVGNPEVVGGLPRTVDIITQWDGKSLPGEDVYKALSQDLAESRKNQTLGDLSKRLNMELAGYRSLLTKTARALPFKAEPASYKDALQAVDERWGDPAYWQAIRRNTSTVTSFYLLASVDHRIDDLGELAKATPDQAIYLDIFARTLWMGVVITAICLVLAYPLAYLLANLPTRQSNLLMILVLLPFWTSILVRVAAWIVLLQSGGLINSALMAMGIIDQPLELVFNRTGVYISMVHILLPFMILPLYSVMKGISPSYMRAAISLGCHPFASFWRVYFPQTYAGVGAGCLLVFILAIGYYITPALLGSPNDQMVSYFVAFYTNTSINWGMATALGGLLLLATVLLYLIYSWLVGASRLRLS comes from the coding sequence ATGGCCATTGCAGTGCCCCTCAAAGAAGGCGCAGGTTCAAGTCTCAAGCAGCGCCTCAAGCATGCCGAGCGGGTCAACCGCTGGAAGGCGCAGGCGTTGATTGCGCCGCTGGCGCTGTTTCTGCTGCTGGTGTTTCTGGTGCCGATCGCGGCGCTGTTGTACAAGAGCGTCGGCAACCCGGAAGTGGTCGGCGGCCTGCCACGCACGGTAGACATCATCACCCAGTGGGATGGCAAAAGCCTGCCGGGCGAAGATGTGTACAAGGCCCTGAGCCAGGACTTGGCCGAGTCGCGCAAGAACCAGACCCTTGGCGACCTTTCCAAGCGCTTGAACATGGAACTGGCCGGCTACCGCAGCCTTTTGACCAAGACGGCCCGGGCACTGCCATTCAAGGCGGAACCTGCCTCTTATAAAGACGCCTTGCAAGCCGTCGACGAGCGTTGGGGCGACCCGGCGTACTGGCAGGCGATACGCCGCAACACCAGTACGGTGACCTCGTTCTACCTGCTCGCCTCTGTTGACCACCGTATCGACGACCTTGGCGAGCTGGCGAAGGCTACCCCGGACCAGGCCATTTACCTGGATATCTTTGCCCGCACCCTGTGGATGGGGGTGGTGATTACCGCCATCTGCCTGGTGCTGGCTTACCCGCTGGCCTACCTGCTGGCCAACCTGCCGACCCGGCAGAGCAACCTGTTGATGATTCTGGTGCTGCTGCCATTCTGGACCTCGATCCTGGTGCGGGTGGCGGCGTGGATCGTGCTGCTGCAGTCGGGCGGCCTGATAAACAGCGCGCTAATGGCGATGGGCATCATCGATCAGCCGCTGGAACTGGTGTTCAACCGCACCGGTGTGTACATCTCCATGGTGCACATCCTGCTGCCGTTCATGATCTTGCCGCTGTACAGCGTGATGAAGGGCATTTCGCCCAGCTATATGCGTGCCGCGATCTCGCTGGGCTGCCACCCGTTCGCCAGCTTCTGGCGGGTGTACTTCCCGCAGACCTACGCCGGTGTTGGCGCTGGCTGCCTGCTGGTGTTCATCCTGGCCATCGGCTACTACATCACCCCGGCGCTGCTGGGTAGCCCGAACGACCAGATGGTCAGTTACTTCGTTGCCTTCTACACCAACACCAGCATCAACTGGGGCATGGCCACCGCACTGGGCGGGCTGTTGCTGCTGGCGACCGTGCTGTTGTACCTGATCTATAGCTGGCTGGTCGGCGCCAGCCGCCTGCGTCTGAGCTGA
- the rpe gene encoding ribulose-phosphate 3-epimerase encodes MQPYAIAPSILSADFARLGEDVDKVLAAGADIVHFDVMDNHYVPNLTIGPMVCTALRKYGVTAPIDVHLMVSPVDRIIGDFIEAGATYLTFHPEASQHVDRSLQLIKDGGCKAGLVFNPATSLDALKYVMDKIDMVLLMSVNPGFGGQKFIPGTLDKLREARALIDASGRDIRLEIDGGVNVNNIREIAAAGADTFVAGSAIFNAPDYQEVIARMHAELALARP; translated from the coding sequence ATGCAGCCCTACGCTATTGCCCCCTCCATCCTCTCCGCCGATTTCGCCCGCCTGGGTGAGGACGTCGACAAGGTATTGGCTGCGGGTGCCGACATCGTCCACTTCGATGTCATGGACAACCACTACGTCCCCAACCTGACCATTGGCCCGATGGTGTGTACCGCCCTGCGCAAGTACGGCGTCACTGCCCCGATCGACGTGCACCTGATGGTCAGCCCGGTCGACCGCATCATCGGCGACTTCATCGAAGCCGGCGCCACCTACCTCACCTTCCACCCGGAAGCTTCGCAGCACGTCGACCGTTCGCTGCAACTGATCAAGGACGGCGGCTGCAAGGCCGGCCTGGTGTTCAACCCGGCCACCAGCCTGGATGCCTTGAAGTACGTGATGGACAAGATCGACATGGTGCTGCTGATGAGCGTCAACCCAGGCTTTGGTGGGCAGAAGTTCATCCCGGGTACCCTCGACAAACTGCGTGAGGCGCGTGCGCTGATCGACGCCAGTGGCCGTGATATCCGCCTGGAAATCGATGGTGGCGTCAACGTCAACAACATCCGCGAGATCGCTGCCGCTGGCGCCGACACTTTCGTGGCCGGTTCGGCGATCTTCAACGCCCCGGACTACCAGGAAGTCATCGCCAGGATGCACGCTGAACTGGCTCTGGCCCGCCCATGA
- a CDS encoding phosphoglycolate phosphatase, which produces MSGFEQLFPGTLPRLVMFDLDGTLIDSVPDLAAAVDRMLLEMGRPPAGLDAVRHWVGNGAQVLVRRALAGGIDHAAVDDALAEQALALFMDAYAESHELTVVYPGVQDTLRWLRKQGVEMALITNKPERFVAPLLDQMKIGRYFRWIIGGDTLPQKKPDPAALLFVMQMAGVTPQQSLFVGDSRSDVLAAKAAGVQCVGLTYGYNHGRPIHDESPSLVIDDLRALLPGCADPATGITLADLQASQDRESTVAVTGKFWMKVIKALARWRWRA; this is translated from the coding sequence ATGAGCGGCTTCGAGCAGCTGTTCCCGGGGACGCTGCCCAGGCTGGTGATGTTCGATCTGGACGGTACCCTGATCGATTCCGTGCCAGACCTGGCCGCCGCCGTGGACCGCATGCTGCTCGAAATGGGGCGCCCGCCCGCAGGCCTGGACGCCGTGCGCCACTGGGTCGGCAATGGCGCCCAGGTGCTGGTGCGCCGGGCGCTGGCGGGTGGCATCGACCACGCCGCCGTGGACGATGCGCTGGCCGAGCAGGCGCTGGCGCTGTTCATGGACGCCTATGCCGAAAGCCATGAGCTGACGGTGGTCTACCCCGGCGTGCAGGACACCCTGCGCTGGCTGCGCAAGCAGGGCGTGGAGATGGCGCTGATCACCAACAAGCCTGAGCGCTTTGTGGCTCCGTTGCTGGACCAGATGAAGATCGGCCGTTACTTCCGCTGGATTATCGGCGGCGACACCCTGCCGCAGAAAAAGCCCGACCCTGCGGCGTTGCTGTTCGTCATGCAGATGGCCGGGGTTACCCCGCAGCAGTCGCTGTTCGTCGGTGATTCGCGCAGTGATGTATTGGCGGCCAAGGCGGCGGGTGTGCAGTGCGTGGGCCTGACCTACGGCTACAACCATGGCCGGCCGATCCACGATGAATCCCCGAGCCTTGTGATCGACGATCTGCGAGCGTTGCTGCCCGGTTGCGCAGACCCTGCCACTGGGATAACGTTGGCGGACCTTCAAGCCTCACAAGACAGAGAGTCCACCGTGGCGGTTACTGGCAAATTCTGGATGAAAGTCATCAAGGCCCTGGCCCGTTGGCGTTGGCGCGCCTGA
- a CDS encoding ABC transporter substrate-binding protein, which produces MRKQLKLTALALGLFAAGQAMAADLTVISFGGANKAAQVKAFYEPWEKAGNGKIVAGEYNGEMAKVKAMVDTKSVSWNLVEVESPELARGCDEGMFEQLDPALFGNEADYVPGAIQPCGVGFFVWSTVMAYNADKLKTAPTSWADFWDTKQFPGKRGLRKGAKYTLEFALMADGVAPKEVYKVLATKEGQDRAFKKLDELKPSIQWWEAGAQPPQFLASGDVVMSSAYNGRIAAVQKESNLKVVWNGGIYDFDAWAIPKGAKNVEEAKKFIAYSVQPEQQKTYSENIAYGPANSKAVSLLSDEVKKDMPTTPENIANQVQIDVAFWADNSEQLEQRFNAWAAKK; this is translated from the coding sequence ATGCGCAAGCAGTTGAAACTGACCGCCCTGGCCCTGGGGCTGTTCGCCGCTGGCCAGGCGATGGCCGCAGACCTCACCGTGATCTCGTTCGGGGGCGCCAACAAGGCTGCCCAGGTCAAAGCGTTTTACGAGCCGTGGGAAAAGGCAGGCAATGGCAAGATCGTCGCCGGTGAGTACAACGGCGAAATGGCCAAGGTCAAGGCAATGGTCGACACCAAGAGTGTGTCGTGGAACCTGGTAGAGGTTGAGTCGCCTGAGCTGGCACGCGGTTGCGACGAGGGCATGTTCGAGCAACTGGACCCCGCCCTGTTCGGCAACGAAGCCGACTACGTACCTGGCGCCATCCAGCCTTGCGGTGTGGGCTTCTTCGTCTGGTCCACGGTCATGGCCTATAACGCCGACAAGCTCAAGACTGCACCTACCAGCTGGGCCGATTTCTGGGACACCAAGCAGTTCCCGGGTAAGCGTGGCCTGCGCAAGGGTGCCAAGTACACGCTTGAGTTTGCCCTGATGGCCGATGGTGTCGCACCCAAAGAGGTTTACAAGGTGCTGGCTACCAAGGAAGGCCAGGACCGTGCCTTCAAGAAGCTTGATGAACTCAAGCCAAGCATCCAGTGGTGGGAAGCTGGCGCTCAGCCGCCACAGTTCCTGGCCTCGGGTGACGTGGTCATGAGCTCGGCCTACAACGGCCGTATCGCTGCCGTGCAGAAAGAGAGCAACCTCAAAGTCGTGTGGAATGGCGGCATCTACGACTTCGACGCCTGGGCGATCCCTAAAGGCGCCAAGAACGTTGAAGAGGCGAAAAAGTTCATCGCCTACAGCGTGCAGCCCGAGCAGCAGAAAACCTACTCCGAGAACATCGCCTACGGCCCGGCCAACTCCAAGGCTGTGAGCCTGCTGTCGGACGAGGTGAAGAAGGACATGCCGACCACGCCTGAGAACATCGCCAACCAGGTGCAGATCGACGTGGCCTTCTGGGCTGACAACAGCGAGCAGCTGGAGCAACGCTTCAACGCCTGGGCGGCGAAGAAGTAA
- the trpE gene encoding anthranilate synthase component I encodes MNREEFLRLAAAGYNRIPLACETLADFDTPLSIYLKLADQPNSYLLESVQGGEKWGRYSMIGLPSRTVMRVHGYHVSILQDGVEVESHDVEDPLAFVESFKDRYKVADIPGLPRFNGGLVGYFGYDCVRYVEKRLGASPNPDPLGVPDILLMVSDAVVVFDNLAGKMHAIVLVDPAEEQAFEQGQARLQGLLETLRQPITPRRGLDLSGPEAAEPEFRSSYTRDDYENAVGRIKEYILAGDCMQVVPSQRMSIDFKSAPIDLYRALRCFNPTPYMYFFNFGDFHVVGSSPEVLVRVEDNLVTVRPIAGTRPRGANEEADRALEDDLLSDDKEIAEHLMLIDLGRNDVGRVSSTGSVRLTEKMVIERYSNVMHIVSNVTGQLREGLTAMDALRAILPAGTLSGAPKIRAMEIIDELEPVKRGVYGGAVGYFAWNGNMDTAIAIRTAVIKDGELHVQAGGGIVADSVPALEWEETINKRRAMFRAVALAEQTSAK; translated from the coding sequence ATGAACCGCGAAGAATTCCTGCGCCTGGCCGCTGCCGGCTACAACCGCATTCCCCTGGCCTGCGAAACCCTGGCCGACTTCGACACGCCGCTGTCGATCTACCTGAAACTGGCTGACCAGCCCAACTCGTACCTGCTCGAATCGGTGCAGGGCGGCGAGAAATGGGGCCGTTACTCGATGATCGGCCTGCCGTCACGTACCGTGATGCGTGTGCACGGCTACCACGTCAGCATCCTGCAGGATGGCGTCGAGGTGGAAAGCCACGATGTCGAAGACCCGCTGGCCTTTGTCGAAAGCTTCAAAGACCGTTACAAGGTCGCTGATATTCCTGGTCTGCCACGTTTCAACGGCGGCCTGGTCGGCTACTTTGGCTACGACTGCGTACGCTATGTAGAAAAGCGCCTGGGCGCCAGCCCCAATCCGGACCCGCTGGGTGTGCCGGATATCCTGTTGATGGTGTCCGATGCGGTGGTGGTGTTCGACAACCTGGCGGGCAAGATGCACGCTATCGTGCTGGTCGACCCGGCTGAAGAACAGGCCTTCGAGCAGGGCCAGGCACGCCTGCAGGGCCTGCTGGAAACCTTGCGTCAACCTATCACCCCGCGCCGAGGGCTGGACCTGAGTGGCCCGGAGGCCGCCGAGCCGGAATTCCGCTCCAGCTATACCCGCGACGACTACGAGAACGCGGTCGGCCGTATCAAGGAATACATCCTGGCTGGCGACTGCATGCAGGTGGTGCCGTCGCAGCGCATGTCGATCGACTTCAAGTCTGCGCCCATCGACCTGTACCGTGCGCTGCGCTGCTTCAACCCGACGCCATATATGTACTTCTTTAATTTTGGCGATTTCCATGTGGTCGGCAGCTCGCCTGAGGTGCTGGTACGTGTCGAGGACAACCTGGTCACCGTGCGACCGATCGCCGGCACCCGCCCGCGTGGCGCGAACGAAGAAGCCGACCGCGCGCTGGAAGACGATCTGCTGTCGGACGACAAGGAAATCGCCGAGCACCTGATGCTTATCGACCTGGGCCGCAACGACGTCGGCCGGGTGTCCTCGACCGGTAGCGTGCGACTGACCGAGAAGATGGTGATCGAGCGTTATTCCAACGTGATGCACATTGTCTCCAACGTCACCGGCCAACTGCGCGAGGGCCTGACGGCGATGGATGCGCTGCGGGCGATCCTGCCCGCTGGCACCCTGTCTGGTGCACCGAAGATCCGCGCGATGGAGATCATCGATGAACTGGAGCCGGTCAAGCGTGGGGTTTACGGCGGTGCGGTCGGCTACTTTGCCTGGAACGGCAACATGGACACGGCGATTGCCATCCGTACTGCCGTGATCAAGGACGGTGAACTGCATGTGCAGGCCGGTGGTGGCATCGTTGCCGACTCGGTGCCAGCGCTGGAGTGGGAAGAAACCATCAACAAGCGCCGGGCCATGTTCCGTGCGGTTGCGCTGGCTGAGCAGACCTCCGCCAAGTAA
- a CDS encoding autotransporter domain-containing protein, producing the protein MRKAPVLRFTLASLALACSQAFAAPSPYSTLIVFGDSLADAGQFPDLTGGTSAARFTNRDANGNFAPVSPMILGSRLGVNPDDLNPSTSVGIRPDGNNWAVGGYTTQQILDSITSTSKTVIPPGNQGAGLVLRERPGYLANGLRADPNALYYLTGGGNDFLQGLVNSPVDAAAAGGRLAASAQALQQGGARYIMVWLLPDLGQTPNFSGTPGQNPLSLLSSVFNQSLISQLNQIDAEIIPLNIPVLLGEALANPTAFGLASGQNLVGTCYSGDSCVENPVYGINGTTPDPTKLLFNDSVHPTIAGQQLIADYGYSILSAPWELSLLPEMAHASLRAHQDELRNQWQTPWQAVGQWQAFVATGAQDLDFDGQRSAASGDGRGYNLTLGGSYRLNDAWRLGLAGGVYRQKLEAGANDSDYKLNSYLASAFAQYRQDRWWADAALTAGHLDYSDLKRTFALGVNERSEKGDTDGEAWAMSARLGYNLAAESSRWQLAPFISADYARTKVDGYNEKSGRSTALGFDDQERTSRRLGVGLLGSVQLLPGTRLFAEVAQEHEFEDDRQDVTMHLTSLQANDFTLTGYTPHSDLTRASLGVSHEVVAGVHLRGNYNWRKSDDLTQQGVSLGVSVDF; encoded by the coding sequence ATGCGAAAAGCCCCGGTATTGCGCTTTACCCTCGCCTCCTTGGCCCTGGCCTGCAGCCAGGCATTCGCCGCCCCCTCGCCCTATTCCACGCTGATCGTGTTCGGCGACAGCCTCGCCGACGCCGGGCAGTTTCCCGACCTGACGGGCGGCACCTCGGCTGCCCGCTTCACCAACCGTGATGCCAACGGGAACTTTGCACCGGTGTCGCCGATGATCCTCGGCAGCCGCCTGGGTGTTAACCCGGACGACCTGAACCCTTCAACTTCAGTAGGCATCCGCCCCGACGGCAACAACTGGGCTGTGGGCGGCTACACCACCCAGCAAATTCTGGATTCAATCACCAGCACCTCCAAGACCGTCATACCACCTGGGAACCAGGGTGCAGGGCTGGTACTGCGCGAAAGACCGGGCTATCTGGCCAATGGCCTGCGTGCCGACCCCAATGCGCTGTACTACCTGACCGGGGGCGGTAACGATTTCCTCCAAGGGTTGGTGAACAGCCCTGTCGACGCAGCGGCAGCCGGGGGCCGGCTGGCGGCCAGTGCTCAGGCGCTGCAACAGGGCGGCGCCCGCTACATCATGGTCTGGCTGCTGCCTGACCTGGGCCAGACACCCAATTTCAGCGGTACTCCTGGGCAAAACCCGCTGTCGCTGCTGTCGAGCGTGTTCAATCAATCGCTGATCAGCCAACTGAACCAGATCGATGCTGAAATCATCCCGCTGAATATTCCTGTGCTGCTCGGCGAAGCCCTGGCAAACCCGACCGCGTTTGGCCTGGCCAGCGGCCAGAACCTGGTCGGCACCTGTTACAGCGGCGACAGCTGCGTGGAAAACCCGGTGTACGGCATCAATGGCACCACGCCTGATCCGACCAAGCTCCTGTTCAATGACTCGGTACACCCGACCATAGCCGGGCAACAACTGATCGCCGACTACGGCTACTCGATCCTCTCCGCACCGTGGGAACTGAGCTTACTGCCAGAAATGGCCCACGCCAGCCTGCGTGCCCACCAGGACGAATTGCGTAATCAGTGGCAGACACCCTGGCAGGCGGTTGGCCAGTGGCAGGCCTTTGTCGCCACCGGCGCCCAGGACCTGGACTTCGACGGCCAACGCAGTGCGGCAAGCGGTGATGGCCGTGGTTACAACCTGACCTTGGGCGGCAGCTACCGGTTGAACGACGCCTGGCGGCTGGGCCTCGCCGGCGGTGTGTACCGGCAAAAACTGGAGGCAGGCGCCAATGATTCGGACTACAAACTGAATAGCTACCTGGCCAGCGCCTTTGCCCAATACCGCCAGGACCGCTGGTGGGCTGATGCCGCGCTGACTGCCGGGCACCTGGACTACAGCGACCTCAAGCGCACCTTTGCCCTTGGCGTGAACGAGCGCAGTGAAAAGGGCGATACCGACGGTGAGGCCTGGGCGATGTCCGCGCGGCTAGGCTACAACCTGGCAGCCGAAAGCAGCCGCTGGCAGCTGGCGCCGTTCATCAGCGCTGATTACGCGCGAACGAAGGTGGATGGCTACAACGAGAAGAGCGGGCGTTCGACCGCGCTGGGCTTCGATGATCAGGAGCGCACGTCACGCCGCTTGGGTGTCGGGCTGCTGGGCAGTGTGCAACTGCTGCCGGGTACCCGGCTGTTCGCTGAGGTGGCGCAAGAGCATGAGTTCGAGGATGACCGGCAGGATGTGACGATGCACCTGACCAGCTTGCAGGCGAATGACTTCACCCTGACCGGGTATACACCGCACAGCGATCTGACCCGGGCGAGCCTGGGGGTTAGCCACGAAGTAGTGGCAGGGGTGCATTTGCGCGGGAATTACAACTGGCGCAAGAGTGATGATCTGACCCAGCAGGGGGTTAGCCTGGGGGTCAGTGTGGACTTCTAG
- the trpD gene encoding anthranilate phosphoribosyltransferase: protein MDIKSALSRIVGHLDLSTEEMRDVMRQIMTGQCSEAQIGAFLMGMRMKSESIDEIVGAVSVMRELADKVELKSLDGVVDIVGTGGDGANIFNVSTASSFVLAAAGCTVAKHGNRAVSGKSGSADLLEAAGIYLNLTPIQVARCIDSLGIGFMFAQSHHSAMKYAAGPRRDLGLRTLFNMLGPLTNPAGVKHQVVGVFAQALCRPLAEVLQRLGSKHVLVVHSKDGLDEFSLAAPTFVAELKNNEITEYWVEPEDLGMKSQSLHGLAVENPQASLELIRDALSRRKTENGQKAAEMIVLNAGAALYAADHAMTLAQGVELAHDVLHTGLAWEKLQELGAFTAVFKVENEA from the coding sequence ATGGATATCAAGAGCGCGTTGAGCCGTATCGTCGGCCACCTGGACCTTTCTACCGAAGAAATGCGCGATGTCATGCGCCAGATCATGACCGGCCAGTGCAGCGAAGCGCAGATCGGCGCTTTCCTGATGGGCATGCGCATGAAGAGTGAAAGCATCGACGAAATTGTCGGTGCGGTGTCGGTGATGCGTGAGCTTGCCGACAAGGTTGAGCTGAAGAGCCTGGATGGCGTGGTCGATATCGTCGGCACCGGCGGTGACGGCGCCAATATTTTCAACGTGTCCACTGCTTCTTCCTTCGTTCTGGCAGCAGCGGGTTGCACCGTGGCCAAGCACGGCAACCGCGCAGTGTCGGGCAAGAGCGGCAGTGCCGACCTGCTGGAAGCTGCCGGGATCTATCTGAACCTGACGCCAATCCAGGTGGCCCGCTGCATTGACAGCCTGGGCATCGGCTTCATGTTTGCGCAAAGCCACCACTCGGCCATGAAATATGCCGCCGGCCCGCGCCGTGATCTGGGGTTGCGTACCCTGTTCAACATGCTCGGCCCGCTTACGAATCCGGCCGGAGTGAAGCACCAGGTGGTCGGCGTTTTCGCCCAGGCCCTGTGCCGCCCGTTGGCCGAGGTACTGCAACGCCTGGGTAGCAAGCATGTGCTGGTGGTGCACTCGAAGGACGGCCTGGATGAGTTCAGCCTGGCTGCACCCACGTTCGTTGCCGAACTGAAGAACAACGAAATTACCGAATACTGGGTCGAGCCGGAAGATCTCGGCATGAAGAGCCAGAGCTTGCATGGCCTTGCCGTCGAAAACCCGCAGGCATCGCTGGAACTGATCCGCGATGCGCTGAGCCGGCGCAAGACCGAAAACGGCCAGAAGGCTGCTGAAATGATCGTGCTCAATGCAGGTGCGGCACTGTATGCCGCCGATCATGCAATGACCCTGGCCCAAGGTGTGGAACTGGCCCACGACGTACTGCACACCGGGCTGGCCTGGGAGAAGCTGCAGGAACTGGGTGCCTTTACTGCAGTATTCAAGGTGGAGAACGAAGCATGA
- a CDS encoding ABC transporter permease yields MLSPYMSPVERVWFYSLRILCGLILLFLILPVLVIVPLSFNSGSFLVYPLQGFSLQWYQDFFGSAEWMRALKNSIIVAPAATVLAMVFGTLAAIGLTRGDFPGKSLVMALVISPMVVPVVIIGVASYLFFAPLGLGNSFTSLILVHAVLGVPFVIITVSATLQGFNYNLVRAAASLGASPLLAFRRVTLPLIAPGVISGALFAFATSFDEVVVTLFLAGPEQATLPRQMFSGIRENLSPTIAAAATLLIAFSVVLLLTLEWLRGRSEKLRTQQPA; encoded by the coding sequence ATGTTGAGCCCCTATATGTCGCCCGTGGAGCGGGTCTGGTTCTACAGCCTGCGCATTCTTTGCGGCTTGATCCTGCTGTTTCTGATCTTGCCGGTGCTGGTGATCGTGCCGCTGTCGTTCAACAGTGGCAGCTTCCTGGTGTACCCGCTGCAGGGCTTCTCGCTGCAGTGGTACCAGGACTTCTTCGGCTCGGCCGAATGGATGCGGGCGCTGAAGAACAGCATCATCGTCGCCCCGGCGGCCACGGTGCTGGCCATGGTGTTCGGCACTTTGGCGGCCATCGGCCTGACCCGTGGCGATTTTCCCGGCAAGTCGCTGGTGATGGCACTGGTGATTTCACCGATGGTGGTGCCAGTGGTGATCATCGGTGTGGCGAGCTACCTGTTCTTCGCCCCGCTGGGTTTGGGTAACAGCTTCACTTCACTGATTCTGGTGCATGCGGTGCTGGGTGTGCCGTTCGTCATCATTACCGTGTCGGCAACCTTGCAGGGCTTCAACTACAACCTGGTGCGGGCGGCTGCCAGCCTGGGTGCATCGCCGCTGCTGGCCTTCCGCCGGGTGACCCTGCCGCTGATTGCGCCTGGGGTGATTTCGGGGGCGCTGTTTGCCTTTGCGACGTCGTTTGACGAGGTGGTGGTGACGCTGTTCCTGGCCGGGCCGGAGCAGGCGACCCTGCCGCGGCAGATGTTCAGCGGTATTCGCGAGAACCTGAGCCCGACCATTGCCGCGGCGGCGACCTTGCTGATTGCCTTCTCGGTGGTGTTGTTGTTGACCCTGGAGTGGTTGCGCGGGCGCAGCGAGAAGCTGAGAACCCAGCAGCCGGCCTGA